In a genomic window of Quercus lobata isolate SW786 chromosome 4, ValleyOak3.0 Primary Assembly, whole genome shotgun sequence:
- the LOC115984157 gene encoding receptor protein kinase-like protein ZAR1, with protein MNLQVIFLYFLICNYFAIVRSLNDDGNALLSFKNSIENYTDDPLNNWNSTDISPCSWHGVKCRGDRVVALSIPNRKLVGSLPAALGNLRELRHVNLRNNKFFGSLPPDLFHAKELKTLVLSGNSLSGPIPHEIGNLKNLQILDFSQNSFNGSIPSSLVQCNRLKTLSLGQNSLTGPLIDVFGTSLIALQRVDLSFNRLSGSIPSTMGNLSSLKGTLNLSHNFLNGTIPASLGSLPETVYIDLSYNNLSGNIPQVGTLLSMGPTAFAGNSLLCGLPLNISCSSSHPDSQSLFHFPSQNSDSSSGKNGKGSNSCLSIVITIVASVIVGICLIGLLVSNRCRKITACKGREQAGGCSFEKALMVRKEFFCFAKGSPEIISENMGHYNFVQLEQQLNFDLDQLLKASAFLLGKSGTGIVYKVVLADGRALAVRRLGEDGGSRRFREFQAEVEAIGKVRHPNIAALRAYCWSVDEKLLIYDYIPNGDLATAIHGKAGTVPFRPLSWPVRLRIMKGIAKGLAYLHEFSPKRYVHGNLKPSNILLGQNMEPYISDFGLCRLLNTDRGSQTYELDQMTSGTPQSNSPFEFLPTSPTVTVGSSYQSPEVSKVTKPSQKWDIYSYGVILLEMISGKFPMIKMGSMEIDLAQWVQLSFEERKPLYHVLDPFMAHDLDEEKEIVDVVKIALACAQKSPERRPSMRYVCDNLERLAPSIN; from the exons ATGAATTTACAAGTAATCTTCCTGTATTTCCTCATATGCAACTATTTTGCTATTGTGCGTTCACTGAATGATGACGGTAATGCTCTTTTGTCATTCAAAAACTCCATTGAAAACTACACAGATGACCCCCTGAATAACTGGAATTCTACAGACATAAGCCCATGTTCATGGCATGGAGTAAAATGCAGGGGAGACCGAGTTGTCGCTCTTTCTATTCCAAATAGAAAACTTGTGGGGTCTCTTCCCGCTGCTCTTGGAAACCTCAGAGAGCTTCGCCATGTTAATCTTCGCAACAACAAGTTCTTTGGAAGTTTGCCACCCGACTTGTTTCATGCAAAAGAGCTAAAAACTCTGGTTCTTTCAGGAAATTCATTATCTGGGCCTATTCCTCATGAGATAGGAAACCTCAAGAACCTgcaaattttagatttttctcaGAACTCATTCAATGGTTCAATACCTTCATCTTTAGTTCAATGCAACAGACTAAAGACACTTTCCCTTGGTCAAAACAGTTTAACTGGTCCTCTTATAGATGTTTTTGGAACCAGTTTGATTGCTCTTCAAAGAGTCGATCTTTCCTTCAACAGACTCAGCGGTTCTATTCCTAGCACCATGGGCAATTTGTCTAGTTTAAAAGGAACTCTTAATCTGTCTCACAACTTTCTCAATGGTACTATCCCAGCTAGCCTAggaagccttcctgagacagTGTATATTGATCTCAGTTATAACAATCTTAGTGGAAATATTCCCCAAGTTGGTACTCTATTGAGTATGGGACCTACAGCTTTCGCTGGCAACTCTTTGCTCTGTGGACTTCCATTAAATATTTCTTGTTCTTCAAGCCATCCTGATTCACAATCATTATTTCATTTCCCATCTCAAAATTCAGATAGCAGCTCTGGTAAGAATGGTAAAGGCAGTAACTCATGTTTGAGTATTGTGATCACAATTGTAGCCAGTGTCATAGTGGGAATCTGCCTTATTGGGTTGCTGGTCTCAAACCGGTGCAGAAAGATTACTGCTTGTAAAGGTCGTGAACAAGCTGGTGGCTGTAGCTTTGAGAAAGCATTGATGGTAAGAAAAGAGTTTTTCTGCTTTGCAAAAGGAAGTCCAGAGATCATATCAGAAAATATGGGGCATTACAACTTTGTGCAATTGGAACAGCAACTTAATTTTGATCTAGACCAACTTCTGAAAGCATCTGCTTTTCTTCTGGGTAAGAGTGGAACTGGGATTGTGTATAAAGTTGTTCTTGCAGATGGGCGTGCCTTAGCAGTGAGAAGATTGGGAGAAGATGGAGGCTCTCGGAGGTTTAGGGAGTTCCAAGCTGAAGTTGAAGCAATTGGAAAAGTTAGACATCCCAATATCGCGGCTCTTCGAGCTTATTGCTGGTCCGTTGACGAGAAGCTCCTCATCTATGATTATATACCTAATGGTGACCTTGCCACTGCAATTCATG GGAAAGCTGGAACAGTTCCCTTCCGACCACTTTCATGGCCTGTTCGTTTAAGAATCATGAAAGGAATAGCAAAAGGTTTGGCTTATCTTCATGAATTCAGTCCCAAACGGTATGTTCATGGAAATCTAAAGCCTAGCAACATACTGCTTGGGCAGAATATGGAACCCTATATCTCTGATTTTGGACTTTGCCGCCTCCTGAATACAGACAGAGGATCCCAAACGTATGAATTGGATCAAATGACTAGTGGAACACCACAAAGCAATTCTCCTTTTGAATTTCTGCCAACAAGTCCAACAGTAACAGTGGGATCTAGTTATCAATCTCCTGAAGTCTCTAAAGTCACAAAGCCATCCCAGAAGTGGGATATTTACTCTTATGGAGTGATCTTACTAGAGATGATTTCTGGAAAATTTCCAATGATAAAGATGGGTTCTATGGAAATTGATCTAGCTCAGTGGGTTCAGCTCAGCTTTGAGGAAAGGAAGCCACTCTACCATGTCTTAGATCCCTTCATGGCTCATGATTTAGATGAGGAGAAGGAGATAGTTGATGTAGTTAAAATTGCTCTGGCCTGTGCTCAGAAGAGCCCTGAAAGGAGACCTTCTATGAGGTATGTCTGTGATAATCTGGAAAGACTGGCGCCATCCATTAATTGA
- the LOC115986948 gene encoding uncharacterized protein LOC115986948 has translation MDPPPPSSTTKLRLMCSYGGNIVPNPRTNSLHYVGGDTKIISLNPTTTATLSSLTSLLSSALSLPFPLPFSLKYLLPPHHDLSSLIPLLSDSDLLLFLHHLLCFSSSPSSSRIRLFLFRLSVIHHPKTELWFSDALKSAKINMTESFSAGELSNGTVSNAESIVLETSSSFGSTSSSASSSSATNLSSIKAHVEDSKLTLPSSDSFTSDNSATSAISQPQSITCQDPVVQVSSMENNVSSKPLESVSVSPISDSSSGVPAYKSILVSGYPLPLQLNQLQQQQVQFVQVGANYIPHNSTGVLPNTSCYTMYPAQPLQQFHYQPNQLCPVYFVPVGQMPPYSLPVQCGLVNTVTAPNQPPMLPNASLIAPQVAYKEAPVAPAKPDLPSQFYRTTLAHVAAPLVPVPVSYNENQQQPVGIPQMHHQPQSIPIPSRESANFNNELDDDPARVQIYKSQPPPPSVPSQYQTMTKATANLLSEALAQLHKDNLKQEIRPLQQQ, from the exons ATGGACCCACCGCCACCCTCTTCCACCACAAAGCTGCGCCTAATGTGCAGCTACGGCGGTAACATAGTCCCAAACCCTCGCACAAACTCACTTCACTACGTAGGTGGTGACACCAAAATCATTTCTCTAAAccccaccaccaccgccactcTTTCCTCCCTTACTTCCCTCCTTTCTTCCGCTCTTTCCctccctttccctctccctttctctctcaaatacCTCCTCCCTCCTCACCATGACCTTTCCTCTCTCATCCCTCTCCTCTCTGACTCTGACCTCCTTCTcttcctccaccacctcctttgTTTCTCCTCCTCTCCTTCCTCTTCCCGTATCAGACTTTTTCTCTTCCGTCTCTCTGTCATTCACCACCCCAAGACTGAGCTTTGGTTCTCTGATGCACTTAAGAGCGCTAAGATCAATATGACTGAGAGTTTCAGTGCTGGGGAGCTCAGTAATGGTACTGTTTCCAATGCTGAATCTATTGTGTTGGAGACTAGTTCCTCTTTTGGGTCCACTTCGTCCTCAGCTTCGTCTTCTTCCGCCACCAATTTGTCTTCCATTAAAGCTCATGTTGAGGATAGTAAGCTTACCTTGCCTTCTTCGGACTCGTTTACAAG TGATAATAGTGCTACAAGTGCAATTTCCCAGCCACAGAGTATAACCTGCCAAGACCCAGTTGTTCAAGTTTCTTCCATGGAGAATAATGTATCTTCTAAGCCCCTTGAATCAGTATCAGTGAGTCCTATTTCTGACTCATCCTCTGGTGTACCAGCATATAAATCGATTTTGGTCTCTGGGTATCCATTACCTTTACAATTAAATCAGCTGCAGCAACAACAAGTGCAGTTTGTACAAGTGGGTGCCAACTACATACCCCATAATTCCACTGGTGTATTGCCAAATACATCTTGTTACACAATGTATCCAGCGCAGCCACTTCAGCAATTCCATTATCAGCCCAATCAGCTGTGCCCAGTTTACTTTGTACCTGTTGGGCAGATGCCACCTTACAGTTTGCCTGTGCAATGTGGTTTGGTTAACACTGTGACTGCTCCCAATCAGCCCCCTATGCTTCCAAATGCTTCCTTGATTGCTCCCCAAGTTGCTTACAAGGAGGCTCCAGTAGCTCCTGCCAAACCTGATTTGCCCTCACAATTTTACAGAACCACTCTTGCCCATGTGGCGGCGCCACTTGTTCCTGTTCCTGTTTCCTATAATGAAAATCAGCAACAACCTGTGGGTATTCCTCAAATGCATCACCAACCTCAGTCTATTCCAATTCCTTCCCGTGAATCTGCTAATTTCAATAACGAGCTTGATGATGACCCTGCACGTGTCCAAATATACAAATCTCAGCCTCCGCCACCCTCGGTGCCTTCTCAGTACCAAACCATGACCAAAGCGACAGCAAACCTGTTATCTGAGGCTTTGGCTCAGTTGCATAAAGACAACCTCAAGCAAGAGATCAGACCATTGCAGCAACAATGA